The Kaistella daneshvariae genomic sequence GTCACTTTTGTGCCTTTTTCACCTCGGATCAAACGCACGGCTTCATCAGAAAGCATTCCGACAACGTTCACGGCGTCTTCACTTGGTTTTGAGCGGACTTTCAAGATTTTATCACCTTCAGAAAGCTGCTTAGATTTCCAGGCCGGCGCGCCAATAGTAAGCGGACCTAAGTAGAGAAAACCTCGTTTTTCCTGAATAATTGCGCCAATTCCGATCACTTTTCCTTTGAATTGAGTGTCAAAATCTTCTTTATTTTTTGGAGAGTAATAATTGGTGTGCGGATCAAAAACTTCGGTATATGAGTTCATATACACCGTAAACCAATCCATTTTGTTTCGTTTTTTAAACCTTCGGAAAGTATCGGTCACCAAATCTTTCACCTCCTGAGTTGCTTTCACCCGTTTTTGTTCCGGCGTCAGAATCTCCAGTTTGATGGTGTCTTTAAGGTTGAATTTTTGAACAGAGTCTTTTTTCTCACGCTGCATTTCTTCTTTTGCAGTCAGCGATTCCATTTCCTGAAGAATATTGTACTTGATGTATTTTTTCCATTCCAAAGCAAGTTCCGCCTGACTCACCGGATTATTTTTTACTTTCGGCTCCAGTATTAGAGTTTCGTCTTCATTCAGGTTAATCGGTTTGCTTAAAATGTCCTGGGTGATTTTATCAATTTCATCCACACGCTGATATAAACGGTCAATCGTCAGTTTATAAAATTTCAGATCTCCCTGATTCAGATAATCATCAAGTTTAGTTTTGTGCTGAGCAAATTCCGACATATCAGACTTTAGAAAATATCTTTTGGAACCGTCCACCATATCGAAATAATGCTTGTAAACTTCCTGAGAATAAGCATCATTGATAGGTTTTGGTGAATAGTGAAGATAGCTTAAAGTATTTTTTACGCTGATCATGATGGTCGACATTTTTTCGTCATCATTTTTCGGCGAATTAAAACAAAATACCAGGCTCGTTAAAGGAATAAAAAGCAGTAAAGTATTGAGGCTAAATTTTTTGAACATAAAATGGGTAGTAATAAATAATTTGTTGAGAATTTACCGGTTTTGTTACAGGTTTCTACAAGCAATCAAAATTAATACCTTATTTATATCTACGCACTATTTTTTAAGTAAATTTGTGGAAACTGAAAATTTATATGCAAAAACCCCTGATATTAGTGACCAACGACGACGGAATTACCGCACCCGGAGTTCGTAATTTAGTGGAATTTATGAGTGAGATCGGCGAAGTTATCGTCGTTGCTCCAGATTCACCACAATCCGGAAAAGGTCATGCGATTACCATAAATTCTACCTTGACTTTTGAAGAAATAAGCCTCGAAGGACCGCAAAAAGATTACTCTTTAAGTGGAACGCCGGTGGACTGCGTGAAATTCGCTTTGGATAAAATTTTACCGCGACGTCCAGATTTAGTGGTTTCCGGGATTAATCACGGTGCCAACTCTTCCATCAATGTTATTTACTCAGGAACCATGAGTGCCGCGGTAGAAGCCGGTGTTGAAGGTTTGCAGGCCATCGGTTTTTCTTTGCTTGATTTTTCCTGGGACGCCGATTTTTCGCAGGCTAAAAGTTACATCCAGAAAATTGTGCGAAATGTCTTGGAAAATCCTTTACCAAAAGGAATTGTGCTGAATGTTAATATTCCGAAACTGGGTGAAGATGAGATTAAAGGCATCAAAGTTTGCCGCCAGGCGAACGCGAAATGGGAAGAAAACTTCGATGAGCGCGTGAATCCGCACGGCAAAAAATATTACTGGCTCACCGGCTATTTCAATAATATGGATGATGGCGATGATGCTGATGAAACCGCTTTGGCAGACGGATATATTTCCATCGTTCCGGTAAAATTCGATTTAACGGCTTATGAATATCTTCAGGATTTGAAGGTGATTATGGAATAATATTTCCCTTCAAATTTTGCTAACTAAAATGATTTAAAAAAATGCGCATAGAAAACGATTTAAAATTAGGTTTTAAAGACGTGATGATCCGTCCGAAACGATCAACGTTGAAATCCCGGTCTCAGGTGAGTTTGGAAAGAAATTTCACCTTCGTGAATTCTCAGAAAAAATGGAGCGGCGTACCAATCATCGCTGCAAATATGGATACTGTCGGAACTTTTGAAATGGCGGAAGCTTTGGCGAAAGATAAAATTATCACTGCAGTGCACAAACATTACAGTCTGGAAGAATGGAGCAATTTCTTAAGCTCGCAACCAGATTCCATTTACGACTTTATCGCGCTCAGCACCGGAATTGGTTCTGCTGATGAGGAAAAAATCCAAAAAATAGTAGAAAAGCACCCAAAAATTAATTTTCTCTGCATCGATGTAGCGAACGGTTATTCCGAGCATTTTGTGGATTTTGTGAAAAAAATCCGGTCCATCTTCCCGGACAAAACCATTATCGCAGGAAATGTGGTCACGGGTGAAATGGTAGAAGAACTCATTTTGGCTGGCGCCGATATCATTAAAGTTGGTATTGGTCCGGGTTCCGTTTGCACGACCAGAATTAAAACCGGCGTCGGTTATCCGCAACTTTCCGCGATTATCGAATGCGCTGATGCAGCGCACGGTCTCGGCGGCCACATTATTTCCGATGGCGGCTGCAAAATTCCCGGCGACGTGGCGAAAGCTTTTGGCGGCGGTGCCGATTTTGTAATGCTTGGCGGAATGTTTGCAGGTCATGACGAAAGCGGCGGCGAAATCGTGGAAGAAAACGGCAAGAAATTCCGTCTATTTTACGGCATGAGCTCCCAAACCGCCATGGATAAACACGCCGGCGGCGTTGCTGAATACCGCGCGTCCGAAGGTAAAACGGTAAAAGTGGCTTACAAAGGTCCGGTTTCGGAAACGGTAAAAGATATTTTGGGCGGCGTCCGTTCTACATGTACTTACGTTGGCGCTTCGCAGTTGCGCGAACTTTCAAAAAGAACGACTTTCATCCGCGTAGCGGAACAGGAAAATCAAATTTTTGGCGGTTAAAACGGCAAATTTTTTCATTTTAAAAAAGCTTCAATCTGAAGCTCCGCCATATCAATACAAGCCGGATTATCCTTCGGTGAAAAAAGAGAAAGTTCCGTACATGCCAACAGTACGGGACTTTGTTTGGAATATTTCTGAATTAATTGGCGGAAATAAAGTACCTCATCTACATTTTGCGTTTCATTATAAACGGCCTTCCGAAAGGCATCGATCCAGTTTTGGTTCGCGTCATTTGGTTTTAAAATTTTGACGGCTTTTTGGGCAAATTTTTCGGAAATATATGTACCGTTCATGGTGTACAATGTTCCGAAAATGTAGATTTCAGAAATTGAGTTTTCATTTAAATATTTTAAAGTCAGTTCAATCGGATGATAAATTTCGAAAGGTAAATGGATTTTATCCAAAGTTTCGTGCAGCGTAATATTGGGCACTAAAAGGTGAGAAATTTCCATTTTGGAAATTTGTGTAAAATAGCTCTCTATTATTGGAATTAAATTTTTAAAATTAGCCGGCAAAAATGGGTTTATTTCCTGAAAATCAATTTGATATAGAAGCAGTTCACATGTTGAAAATTCATCATGCTGAAGTTGATAACGCCGCTGAATTTCATTAAAATAATAGGTCGTAGAAACGCGTCCCAAACCTAAAATTCCTTTTTTAATTAAAGCCGAACTCATTTTTTGGTTAATATATAATCCGCAAAATATTCCCTGGAATCCAGGAATTTTTTCGAAATTTTCAAATCGGAGCCTTTTATAATTTCCTTTAAAATTTCATCATTGTATTTCCGCGAAATTTCGGTGTGAATCAGTTCATTTTCAGCGAAATGAAAAGTATGGTTTAGATCTCTGATAAAAACTTTTTGGTCTTTTTTGCTTTTCAAAAAGCTTTTGGCAATACCTTCCTTCTCATCGTATTCGGGCGCATGTTCAAAATTTTCCAGAATAAAATCGGCATTTAATTCACGGTTAATTCTGCGCAGCAAATTTAGATTAAAATCACGTGTAATTCCTGCTGCATCGTTGTATGCAGGAAGTACAATTTCCGCCGATTTTATTTGATCCAAACCTAAAAGCAGCTTTTCATCGGGTTTTAAATGTACCGCAATTTGATTCAAAAAGTCCTTTGCGACCTCATCTTCCATATTTCCCAAAGTTGAGCCTATGAACAATACGATTTTTGGTTTTCGGGAGGCAATTAGCTCATCCAAAACCTGAAAATAATCGCCTTGTTTGGGCATAATTTCCAGATTTACCAAAATATCATCCATGCGGTTTTCGATGACATCCAGAGTGTTTTGGGAAATATCAACCGGAATATATTTGAATTTATACTTTTTTGCGAGCAAGGTTTTCAGCAAATGCTGCGTTTTCTTTCCGTCTCCGGCGCCGAGTTCAATCAGGTCAAATTCTACTTCCGGATTCAGTTCGAAAGATTCGATTAAATCCTCGCTTTGCTCGCGAAAAATCTCCATTTCCGAGTCAAACGGATAGTATTCCGGCATCTTCATGATTTGCCGAAAAAGCTGATCACCGGCTTTATCATAGAAATATTTCGAGGAAATATATTTCGGGTTATGCGAAAGCCCGTCCTGGACGTCTTTCAAAAAAGTAGTGTTTTCCGTCATTTTGCTAATCTTATTCCGGTGACTTGCCAGCGGTGTTTTGGGTGGAAAAAATTTCGGTACGTTTTTCTGGAATGTCCTTCTGGTGTTGCGGTGGAAGCGCCGCGCAAAACCATCTGGCTCACCATAAATTTTCCGTTGTATTCGCCAACTGCGCCTTCGGCAATTTTAAAATTCGGATATGGCAAATATGCAGAATAAGTCCATTCCCAGCGGCTTCCCCATTTCAGGTGCTCAGCCGCGACTTCCCATTCGAATTCCGTTGGCAGACGCAAACCTTTCCAGGTGGCGAACGCCTGAGCTTCATAAAAAGAAATATGGGCGAGAATATGATTAGCCTGAAGCGGTTTTAAACCTTCCAAAGTGTATGAATGCCATTCGCCTTCAATTTTTTTCCAGTATAATGGGCATTTTATTTCATTTTCCTGAACCCAGGACCAACCTTCATCCAGCCAAAACCTGAAATTTTCATAGCCACCCGCATCGATAAATTCCAAATATTCTGCATTGGTAGCGAGCGCTTTTGAGATGTGAAAATCGTGAAGGAAAACTTTATGACGACCTTTTTCGTTATCGAAATGAAAACCATTTCCGTCGTAACCAATTTCGTAAATTCCTTCGTCCACCTGAAGCCAGCCTTCTTCCGCATTTTCCTGCGCGGTAAGGTTGAACTCGTTTTTATAAACCGGATAAGTTGGATTGTAAGAAAACGTATGTTTGAGATCGGTAATCAGCAGTTCCTGATGTTGTTGCTCGTGGTTAATTCCTAAGATAATCAGTTCTGCTAAAGCTTGGTCCTGATTGTTTTGAATTAATTTTGAAATGTGCTGATCAACGTATTTGCGGTATTCGTAAACCTCAGCAACCGTTGGTCTGGTAATGGTTCCGCGTTCGGTGCGAATAGCACGATCGCCCAGCGTTCGGTAATAGCTGTTGAAAAGAAAACCAAAATGCGGATTAAAAACCTGGTAATCAGGTACGAATTTTTTAAGAATCATTTCCTCAAAAAACCAGGTGGAATGGCTTAAATGCCATTTCGGCGGACTGGCGAAATCCACAGGCTGCGGAATATAGTCCTCAATTTCCAAGGGTTTGCAAAGCGCCACGGTCTGCGCACGCGTTTTCTGGAAAAGTTCTAATAATGAGCTCATACAATCATGGTAATTAAGAATAGTGGAATACAAAACATATTCCGCTATTCTTATTTACCCGCCAGGCTAAAAATTTGGCGTGATTTGGAGCATTTTTTTGATTTTAGCTTTTATGTGAGCATTCCGCCGTCCACATTCAGGACTTGCCCTGTGATATAGGAAGAAAGGTCGCTGGCGAGGAAAACACAAGCATTTGCCACGTCTTCCGGCTGTCCACCGCGTTTCAAAGGAATCGCTTCACGCCATCCCTGAACGGTTTTTTCATCTAAAGCTGCGGTCATTTCCGTTTCTATAAAACCGGGCGCAATGGCGTTGCAACGGATATTTCGGGAACCTAATTCCAGCGCGATCGATTTGGAAAAACCGATAACGCCGGCTTTTGAAGCGGCATAATTTGCCTGACCTGCATTGCCTTTAATTCCAACAACGGAAGTCATATTGATGATGGAACCGGTTCTGGCCTTCATCATGGGTTTTATAACGGCTTTTGTAAGGTTGAAAACCGAATCTAAATTTACTTTGATAATGGTGTCCCAATCCTCTTTGGACATGCGTAACATCAAGTTATCACGCGTAATTCCGGCATTATTTATCAAAATATCAATTTTACCGAATTCTGCCAATACATCGGCAACCAATTGCTGGGCTGCATCGTAATCTGAAGCATCGGACTGGTAAGATTTTACGGTGGTCAACTTGCCCAATTCTTCCTCCAAGGCTCTTGCTTTATCCACCGATCCTGCATAAGTAAAAGCAAGCTGTGCACCTTCTTTCGCAAAAATTTCTGCAATGCCTTTGCCAATTCCGCGTGTTGCACCGGTGATCAGGGCAACTTTTCCTTCTAATAATCCCATATTTTAATTTTCTGTTTTTTTGTATTTATTTTTTGAAACCGGAATCTCTTCACTGTCATCTTTGGTGACTACATTGTTGATAATCAGCACGATTTCGCCTTTCAAAATTTTTGATTTAGAAAACTCGATGATTTCATCGATAGTTCCGCGTTTGGTTTCTTCAAACTTTTTTGAAATTTCCCGACTCAGACTCACTTTGGTTTCTGCGCCGAAAAATTCTTTAATCTGCTCTAAAGTAGTATTGATTTTATGCGGACTTTCGTACAGAATAATTGTTTTTTTCTCCTCCGCAAGCTGCTTTAGTTTCGTTTGGCGGCCTTTTTTTTGAGGCAAAAAACCCGCAAATAAAAATTCATTATTTGGCAAACCGGAAACTACCAAAGCGGGCACAAAAGCTGTGGCACCGGGCAAGCACTGCATTTCCAGATTTTCATCAGCAACCGCTTTCGCCAATAAATAGCCAGGATCAGAAATTCCCGGTGTTCCGGCATCGGTGATGATGGCGATATTCTGGCCGTTTTTTAAATCTTCAATAACCTTTTGCGTACTCTGATGTTCATTGTGTAAATGATAAGATTTCAGCGGTTTAGCTATTTCGTAATGTTTTAAAAGTACACCCGACGTCCGCGTATCTTCACATAAAATATAATCAACCTCTTTCAGGATTTTTACCGCCCTGAAAGTCATATCTTCTAAATTCCCAATCGGTGTTGGAACAAAATACATTATTCCACTCATCTACAGATTTTCAAAAATATTTTTACAGAAAAGTTCCAGGCTTGGATCACGCGCGCCCATTAGTAACAAAAGCGTACCTTCTTTCAATTCGGGTTGAAGCGCTTTTAGCAAATTGTTGCGATCTTCAATAAAATGGGCATTTTTGCCGGTATTTTTTATGCCTTCGATCAGGTCGTTTGCGGAAATGTCTTTCACCGCAGTTCCACCGGCGTAGAAAATTTCGCTCATCCAGATTTCATCTTCGGGTCTTAACGCCTCTGAAATTTCCTTGATAAAGTCATCTTTCAAAAAGCGCGTTGGTCCGTAGCCGTGAGGCTGAAACCACGCGATCACTTTCTTTGCCAGAGGTTGGCAGGCTTTAATAGAAGCGGCGCATTTAGCCGGATTGTGCGCATAATCATCGATTACCCAAACCCCGTTTTTCTTGCCAAGAATTTGGTGACGGCGATAGATGCCTTCGTATTTTTCTAAACTCTCAGCGCAGGTTTCCAAATCAACACCAATTTGATTTGCGACCGCGATAGCAGCAGTAGCATTTTCTACGGAATGTTGACCCAGCGAATTCATCTGAAATTTCTGACCTTTCACTTCAAAGGTTAATTCCAAACCATTTTGTTGAAAATTTTCGGCAGAATAGCCGGCAATATTTGTTTCAAAACCGAAATCATTTGTTGCGTTAGCAGACAGTTCCTTCGCCAATGTATTGGATTGGTTTACAACAAATAAACCTTTAGTATTATTTTTAAAAATGGTGAATAAGTCCTGCAGTTCTTCAATTTCCTGATGATCTTTATCGATATTTAAAAGCAGGCCAATTTCAGGTTGATATTGCACGATGGAACCGTCGCTTTCATCGGCTTCAATAATAAGCCAGTCGCCTTTTCCAACGGCTGCATTACCGATTTTTCCGGTTTTGATAATGCTTGTTAAACCCGCCCCCGAAATGATGCTGGGATTTAATTTAGCGTCAAGCAATATTTGATAAAGCATTGCGGAAGTTGTAGATTTTCCTGAAGTGCCGGCCACCGCGATGGTTTTTTTGCTTTCCGCGATAATCGCGAGCAGTTCGCTGCGCTTGATGATAGGGATGCCGAGTTCTTTTGCTTTTTTTACTTCGAAAACCGTGTCTTCAATGGCGGTAGAAACAACAATTAAATCTGTTTTTTCAGTGATTCCGCTGCCGTCCTGTACAAAGCACTCGATACCTTCATTTTCCAGCTGTTCGCGGGTCTTATTAAATTCATCAGCATGAAAATAGCGGTCGCTGCCGCTTACTTTTTTACCTATTCCTTTCAGATATTGCGCTATCGCGCTCATTCCTACTCCTGCAACGCCAATAAAAAATACGCTGTTAAAATCCTCAATTTTTTTAATCATCAATCAAGCTTACATGAATTTATTTTCAACCAAACTCCATAGGCGCTGCGCATATTCATCAGATTTTGCCCAATTCCTTTCGTGATACAGTTCGCTGAGGTAACTTTTTGCTTCGTCTAAGGTTTTGAAGCTATTCAGCTCTGCAATTGCAGCTGATAATTCCTCAGAATTCCCATTAAAAAGACTTTTGGTAAAAGCCACTTTGTCGTTTAAGTCCAGTCGAAATTCGGGTTTGCGTCTTTCGGCTTCCATAAAATCCGTCTGAACGTTGGTTTTCAAAATACTGCCTTTTTCGTGCGGAATTTCTTTTTCGTCTTCCACTGGATTATTGTCAAAAATTTGTTTTACTGCCTTTAAACCTTTGATGTGAGCGAGCTTGAATTTCTTTTCAGCTTGCTGTAACGGAGTTTCTTCCAGATGGGAATCTTCCGCAACTTGAGCTGCTTGCGGCGGCGTAGGTTTGCTGATTTCCACAATTTGGCGTCGCCGCGCCTCGGTTTCTTCCAATTCTTTTTCCTTCTGCGCGATAATGTCGGCTTGGGAGGTATTTTCTAAAACATGCTGCTCTTCGTTGAATGCGCGCGCTTCCTCAACATTGATATTGTATTCCTTCTGTTCTTTTGAAAAATTTGGATCTGGTAAAGTTTCCTGTAGTTCCGGCGCTTTAATGGTTTCTTCAGGTTCAATTTTATTCAGCTCATTGGTAAACAGAACTTCTTCTTCGATCACATCTTCAGGAAAAGGTGAATCTTCGAAATGTTCTTCGTGATAAGATGCGGTGTTTTTCTGATTTTCTTCAGCGGAATGCGCGTTGGTAAAATCTTTAAAAATTTGCTCAAAACCTTCGGAATTTTTTTCCAGGATCCTCAGAAAAGCAATCCTGTCGGTGACTTCGCTGAAGAGATCGTGTTTCGCCAGCAGTTCATCCACCGTAGAAATTTTACCCAGATTTTCCAAGACCGTTTTGGTTTCAAAAAATATTTTTTCCTGTATATCTTGAAGATTCTGCATATCAGTTTCTTATTAAATTTCCGTAATTTTGGCTTTTAAATTCTTACGGCTAAATTAACAAATGTTTTTAGAAAATACAATTAATCACGCAAAACAAAGCGGTTGGATGGAAGTCATCTGCGGCTCTATGTTTTCAGGGAAAACGGAGGAATTAATCCGCAGACTGCGCCGCGCGGAAATGGCAGGGCAAAGCGTGGAAATTTTTAAGCCGAAACTGGATACGCGCTATGCGGAAGAAGAAGTGGTGTCGCACAACCAAAATAAAATCCGCAGTACACCCGTGGAAAGTCCCAATGAGATTTTGCTTTTGGGAAGCACCTGCGATGTGGTGGGAATTGATGAGGCACAATTTTTTGACGACAGCATTGTTGAAGTAGCTAATAAACTGGCTAACAGTGGTGTTAGAGTGGTGATTGCGGGACTTGATATGGATTTTTTGGGGCGTCCCTTCGGTCCGATGCCAAACCTGATGGCAACCGCAGAATATGTAACCAAAGTGCACGCGATTTGTAAAAGAACCGGAAATTTAGCCAACCATTCGATGAGAATTTCTGCAAATACCGATTTGGTGCAACTCGGTGAAACCGACAGTTACGAAGCAGTAAGCAGAAAAGTTTTCAACGAAGAATACCTGAACAGGTCAGCCGAATGAACTATACAGCCA encodes the following:
- the rsmI gene encoding 16S rRNA (cytidine(1402)-2'-O)-methyltransferase → MSGIMYFVPTPIGNLEDMTFRAVKILKEVDYILCEDTRTSGVLLKHYEIAKPLKSYHLHNEHQSTQKVIEDLKNGQNIAIITDAGTPGISDPGYLLAKAVADENLEMQCLPGATAFVPALVVSGLPNNEFLFAGFLPQKKGRQTKLKQLAEEKKTIILYESPHKINTTLEQIKEFFGAETKVSLSREISKKFEETKRGTIDEIIEFSKSKILKGEIVLIINNVVTKDDSEEIPVSKNKYKKTEN
- the surE gene encoding 5'/3'-nucleotidase SurE, with translation MQKPLILVTNDDGITAPGVRNLVEFMSEIGEVIVVAPDSPQSGKGHAITINSTLTFEEISLEGPQKDYSLSGTPVDCVKFALDKILPRRPDLVVSGINHGANSSINVIYSGTMSAAVEAGVEGLQAIGFSLLDFSWDADFSQAKSYIQKIVRNVLENPLPKGIVLNVNIPKLGEDEIKGIKVCRQANAKWEENFDERVNPHGKKYYWLTGYFNNMDDGDDADETALADGYISIVPVKFDLTAYEYLQDLKVIME
- the fabG gene encoding 3-oxoacyl-[acyl-carrier-protein] reductase codes for the protein MGLLEGKVALITGATRGIGKGIAEIFAKEGAQLAFTYAGSVDKARALEEELGKLTTVKSYQSDASDYDAAQQLVADVLAEFGKIDILINNAGITRDNLMLRMSKEDWDTIIKVNLDSVFNLTKAVIKPMMKARTGSIINMTSVVGIKGNAGQANYAASKAGVIGFSKSIALELGSRNIRCNAIAPGFIETEMTAALDEKTVQGWREAIPLKRGGQPEDVANACVFLASDLSSYITGQVLNVDGGMLT
- the murC gene encoding UDP-N-acetylmuramate--L-alanine ligase, which codes for MIKKIEDFNSVFFIGVAGVGMSAIAQYLKGIGKKVSGSDRYFHADEFNKTREQLENEGIECFVQDGSGITEKTDLIVVSTAIEDTVFEVKKAKELGIPIIKRSELLAIIAESKKTIAVAGTSGKSTTSAMLYQILLDAKLNPSIISGAGLTSIIKTGKIGNAAVGKGDWLIIEADESDGSIVQYQPEIGLLLNIDKDHQEIEELQDLFTIFKNNTKGLFVVNQSNTLAKELSANATNDFGFETNIAGYSAENFQQNGLELTFEVKGQKFQMNSLGQHSVENATAAIAVANQIGVDLETCAESLEKYEGIYRRHQILGKKNGVWVIDDYAHNPAKCAASIKACQPLAKKVIAWFQPHGYGPTRFLKDDFIKEISEALRPEDEIWMSEIFYAGGTAVKDISANDLIEGIKNTGKNAHFIEDRNNLLKALQPELKEGTLLLLMGARDPSLELFCKNIFENL
- a CDS encoding aspartate/glutamate racemase family protein; this encodes MSSALIKKGILGLGRVSTTYYFNEIQRRYQLQHDEFSTCELLLYQIDFQEINPFLPANFKNLIPIIESYFTQISKMEISHLLVPNITLHETLDKIHLPFEIYHPIELTLKYLNENSISEIYIFGTLYTMNGTYISEKFAQKAVKILKPNDANQNWIDAFRKAVYNETQNVDEVLYFRQLIQKYSKQSPVLLACTELSLFSPKDNPACIDMAELQIEAFLK
- a CDS encoding GMP reductase; this translates as MRIENDLKLGFKDVMIRPKRSTLKSRSQVSLERNFTFVNSQKKWSGVPIIAANMDTVGTFEMAEALAKDKIITAVHKHYSLEEWSNFLSSQPDSIYDFIALSTGIGSADEEKIQKIVEKHPKINFLCIDVANGYSEHFVDFVKKIRSIFPDKTIIAGNVVTGEMVEELILAGADIIKVGIGPGSVCTTRIKTGVGYPQLSAIIECADAAHGLGGHIISDGGCKIPGDVAKAFGGGADFVMLGGMFAGHDESGGEIVEENGKKFRLFYGMSSQTAMDKHAGGVAEYRASEGKTVKVAYKGPVSETVKDILGGVRSTCTYVGASQLRELSKRTTFIRVAEQENQIFGG
- the egtB gene encoding ergothioneine biosynthesis protein EgtB, which codes for MSSLLELFQKTRAQTVALCKPLEIEDYIPQPVDFASPPKWHLSHSTWFFEEMILKKFVPDYQVFNPHFGFLFNSYYRTLGDRAIRTERGTITRPTVAEVYEYRKYVDQHISKLIQNNQDQALAELIILGINHEQQHQELLITDLKHTFSYNPTYPVYKNEFNLTAQENAEEGWLQVDEGIYEIGYDGNGFHFDNEKGRHKVFLHDFHISKALATNAEYLEFIDAGGYENFRFWLDEGWSWVQENEIKCPLYWKKIEGEWHSYTLEGLKPLQANHILAHISFYEAQAFATWKGLRLPTEFEWEVAAEHLKWGSRWEWTYSAYLPYPNFKIAEGAVGEYNGKFMVSQMVLRGASTATPEGHSRKTYRNFFHPKHRWQVTGIRLAK
- a CDS encoding L-histidine N(alpha)-methyltransferase — translated: MTENTTFLKDVQDGLSHNPKYISSKYFYDKAGDQLFRQIMKMPEYYPFDSEMEIFREQSEDLIESFELNPEVEFDLIELGAGDGKKTQHLLKTLLAKKYKFKYIPVDISQNTLDVIENRMDDILVNLEIMPKQGDYFQVLDELIASRKPKIVLFIGSTLGNMEDEVAKDFLNQIAVHLKPDEKLLLGLDQIKSAEIVLPAYNDAAGITRDFNLNLLRRINRELNADFILENFEHAPEYDEKEGIAKSFLKSKKDQKVFIRDLNHTFHFAENELIHTEISRKYNDEILKEIIKGSDLKISKKFLDSREYFADYILTKK
- a CDS encoding thymidine kinase, which produces MFLENTINHAKQSGWMEVICGSMFSGKTEELIRRLRRAEMAGQSVEIFKPKLDTRYAEEEVVSHNQNKIRSTPVESPNEILLLGSTCDVVGIDEAQFFDDSIVEVANKLANSGVRVVIAGLDMDFLGRPFGPMPNLMATAEYVTKVHAICKRTGNLANHSMRISANTDLVQLGETDSYEAVSRKVFNEEYLNRSAE